GGCCTacagtatcaatcaatcaatcaaatgtattcataaagccctttttacatcagcagtatACTTAGAAAATGTAAGTCAAAATGTTAAAGTTTATTTCTTGAAAGTAGGTTGTATTAAGAgtaaaaaatattattttgacATGTTATACACAGTATTTGTTAGTAATAAGTACACTTGACAGATACTACAGTATAAACTGTATCATTCCTCTGACGTCAAATGAACACTCTTTAAAACCTTCATGTGTCGCTATTGCAAATAATAGAGTTAATAATAGCACATCAATGCAAAAACCCTCCCTCTTCTTTCAGTGATAGGCTCTGGCAAATAAACTATGGCTCGTTCTTTCATACCAATACAAGTCTACCTCACAAATATTTGCACCTAGAGAGAAATACCCAGTTAAAATAACAAACCAGAACAAACCCTTATAGCTACCTGTATGGTTTGTGTGGTAGAAGATCCTCagacagtcaatcagtcagtctgtcagttcTTCTCTTATTCGGAATATCTGCAGACTCTCCTGTTTTAAAGGAGCCTGGATTACTTTCACATGACCAGTCCAGTCTATTGCCCTGGCATAAATGTCACATGATTGTGGCGAGGACTATTTCCAAAGGTTGATAACAAGTGCCCTAAAAGTTATGATTGTAAAATGTTTTCCTTGGTTTGATACCATTTATGAAAGTCAAAGTTAATGAGCATCAGGTACTCACTGGAATTATGTCTGCATTGAACCAATGTTGGAAAACTGTAAGAAAAAAGCATTCACCTTCTTCCATTCAATTTGAGTTATGAAATGTTTGAAATAGAATGTACAGTGTAACATAAATGGGTTGTGGTTACAAAATAACTCAAATCAACATATAAAACAAACCAAAAACCTAAATGAGGAAGGGAGATGTGCCAGATGCCGTGTGTATCTGACGTGAGTATGATGTGTGTTTGAAAATAATGTAACGGAAAGTAAGACTACTGTAAATCACTATCAAACACAATAAGACAACCCTGCTACCAGTGACTCCCATAGTACAGGCCTCTACAGACCACCACAGGTGAGTTAAACAGGACAGGTGAATGTGAGGCTAAGATTCCTCCAGGGGAGAGGGAGAACCAGTCCTCAGGAGAGAGGGGAGCATCTCAGTCTGTGCACCGCATGCAGGGTGTGGGCTCAATGGCCCTGCATGTCGGCAGTGCCTGGAGGTTGTCCAGCTGTAGTGCTCAGGTATCGCCAGCTGAGGGCAGCGAGGAACATGGCAGCGGAGAGCTacatgggggagagaggtgggcaGTCCGGGAGGCCAGGGAGAGAGTCCTCTCCTGGATCGCACCCAGGATACACTGGGTTTTTCCCGGGACGGATCTGTCAGGGACACCCTCTGTAACAGGGCTCTTTCCAAGGTTGATAACAAGTTCCCTGAAAGTTATGATTGTAAAATGTTTTCCTTGGATTGATACCATTTATGAAAGTCAAAGTAAATGAGCATCAGGTACTCACTGGAATTATGTCTGCATTGAACCAATGTTGGAAAACTGTAAGAAAAAAGCATTCACCTTCTTCCATTCAATTTGAGTTATGAAATATTTGAAATAAAATGTACAGTCTTACATAAATGAAAACTGTTTTAGCTGTCTTTTCCCCCAGGACTTTGAACTAGCATGACTTGAGCTCGTCTTTAATGAGTGTACAATTTCATTGTTTGTAAACTATAAAACTATCATCCATTGTCTTGTCAGCAAAGTCAATCTCCAAAAAAACAGGGTTAACTTACCAACATTGATCTTTGTGACACTGATGAGGCAGAAAAGTAAACATTCATAAACACTTAATTTTTTgtcttttattatttttttcaattaTATACAAATGAAAATCTCACATTACATAGAAATATGCATAAGTCTCTTTTGGTTGTGTACAAGAATACACCACACTAGCCTTCCTACTCACCAAAGCTCTGTGTTAAGGACACTTAGCAGCCTGCTACTATGTGCACTGCCGCAGTCCCGCTTCTACCAGTCTCTGTATCATCTTACACTGGGCATGTCTCAAAAGACAAAATatggcttcctctccttgtccCCTTTCCTTTGTCCACAATGAGAAAGACACAGACATATAGATGAAAGCTAAGCTAGCCTTCTGTCATATTGTTTCATATTTGCTATTATGTCTTTTCAGATCAGTGCAGTTGAGGTAGAGAAGACGAGGTGAGGAGGcaactttagactattgagatgtgcCAGTTCTATGATTGAATGTGACAACAGTATCGATATGTAGCTATACTGTACATAAACAGAGTACAGCCATCTTAGTTCCTgctatggagacagacagacactcataATACACATCAAACAGAACCATTGTGTTGTCATTACAGTTGCTATTGAAAATAACATTATAAACCAAGACAAAAGAAACAACAAAGAACCGACTATAAGAAATGCACAATGGTTTAGTTGATGTTTGTTCATCTCAATGTCCTGTTCGTGTGTGTGAGCTGTGTGCTTTAAGTTTGTGTGATGGGTCCAAGACTTTACTCAATCCTATTCACATTTCAAATGAATGTTGAAAAAAAATTTGAAATAGAAATCCATTATAGCTCTATTGGTATTCTCCCTTTCAAAACATGTTGAAAAAATTTAACAAACAAAACCAGGGTTGTGgttacaaaataacaaaaatcaACATTCAAACAAGCCAAAAAAACGACTGAGGAAGGGAGATGTGCCAGATGCCGTGTGTTTCTGACGTGAGTATGATGGGTGTTTGAAAATAATGTAACGGAAAGTAAGACTACTGTAAATCACTATCAAACACAATAAGACAACCCTGCTACCAGTGACTCCCATAGTACAGGCCTCTACAGACCACCACAGGTGAGTTAAACAGGACAGGTGAATGGGAGGGTAAGATTCCTCCAGGGGAGAGGGAGAACCAGGCCTCAGGAGAGAGGGGGCCATCTCAGTCGTGCACCCCATGCAGGGTGAGGGTTAGTGGGGGTGGAGTGGGCTCAATGGCCCTGCATGTCAGCAGTGCCTGGAGGTTGTCCGGCTGTAGTGCTTAGGTACTGCCAGCTGAGGGCGGCGAGGATCATGGCAGCGGAGAGGTACATGGGGGAGAGGTGGGCAGTCCGGGAGGCCAGGGTGGCTTGGGAGAGAGTCCTCTCCTGGATCGCACCCAGGATACACAGGGTTTTGTCCCGGGATGGATCTGTCAGGGACACCCTCTGTagcatctggagagagagagagagagagagagaaagagaaagagagcaagagatggagagggggagagatcagaaaacacacaaacataaaGTAAGAACACACACTCAGATGCACaataacacaaacaaacacatttgaatacatgacacacacacacacacacacctcctggcTGTACTGGGCCATGATGCTTTGCACGGCGCCCATGTTGGTGGCTTGCATCATGAGGGTGACGGCCTGACCCTTCCTGATTTTCACCACGCCCTGGAATACCTGAGGGTTGTTGTAACAGGCTGAGAGGGTCGCTATCGCCATCacctggacaggagggggacaaCATTGAGACATACAGTACAGCAAAATAAAATACTTCCTGAGGATCCTGACTCAAACAACCAGGAATGAAAACATGTTATATGAAATGTAACTAGCAGCTTTCTCCAGTGGGAATGTACTTTGAAACGTAACATTTCAATGGTAACATTTACCTGTGGTATGGCGCAGAAGTTGAAGACGCTCTGGTTGCGTAGGCGTGCCAGGTAGGTGATTACATCAGGGACGTGGCGCAGGGCGTCTGTCACCAGCAGGTTGAGACAGGACAGGGCTGAGGTCAGCTGATCAGGCTCTGCCAGGTCCTCCAGACGACACGCAAACTGACTCCATGCCTTCAGAGGGACATGCAACACACAcattaaccacacacacacacacacacacacacacacacacagtgtgtaatTACCTCTTGTGGCCAGAAGGCCCTGGCCACCTGTATGTCCTCCAGGTAGTCTCTGATGATGTTGGTCTTCTGGAGGAATAAGCCCATGGAGTTGGccagctctgtgtctctgcccaCCTCTGGGTCCTCCAGCTGGGAGGCAGAGAACAGCTGGGACAGACCTATACCCACCAGCCCTGCCACATAATGACAGTACTGCacagtgagagaggaggggggtggggggggtaatgTTAATACACATGTATTCAGCACTCAAAAATATattacagactggtgtgaagTGAAGAAATCAGTGGGTTTAAGTGACTTTCATGTAGCATCAAGCTATCATTTGTCATTAGATACACCTCAGGCTACCACTAGGCTATAGTGATGGGGGGGGGGCGGGGATCGATACAGTTACAGATCGGGAGATTATTTGACAATATATCGTATcctatcgttttgacaatatcacacaatattatttttgcgctagttggctgtacctgcaccaaaactccagtatttttccttcatagcttgttctccatctttttaaatagggagcaaatttgttttgttttgtttacacttttatttccatgacagatgAAATGCTATCTcgtctctgcagcagacatttgGTGAgcaatgtttggaacatcgaatcgcaattaaatcacagtatcaaatctcaatacatatagaatcgtgagaatcgcaatacatttcGTATCGCCACCTAAGTATCGTaataatatcgtattgtgaggtccctgggaATTCCCAGCCCTACTAGGTTACTAACCAGCTAATGTGGAGCTGTTAGTCTAACACTTGTATAATGCTTGCCTAATGTTAAGGTAACATTTACCTGGTCCCACTCCTTCATGGAGCCCACTTTCTTCTCCAGAAACTCAGCCATTCCGACTCCCATGCGGTGGCAGATATCTGAGATTACATCCTGGTATGCCTGACCCAGGTTCCTGAACTCCAAGGAAATCTGAACAGAAAATAGATTAATttaaatacacacacaaagcATGATGATGCCCATTGTATGATGTCTGTTACATATTTCAttgttatgacagtgttatgtaaTCCTTATGTAAAAAAGGCAGGCTCATTCAACCGGACTGGCCTGTAGCCCTGTCAATCACCCTTCAGACCTCTATTCATCCAACCAATCAGGGAGCTTCGATGCACTGCAGGACACTGGCTCCGCTCACCTTTAGTTAGTGCATGTTTTTCCATTGCAAAAGAAGAAGCAAATAGTTGTGTTGCTGACAGACTTTCACATGCTGTTCCTATCTGAGGTGTTGTGCATCCATTGACAAGTAAGTGTTGGAAATGCTATTGGGTGTAATATACACTgagcatacaaaacattaagaacacctgctgtttccttgacatagactgaccaggtgaatccaggtgaaagctatgatcccttattgatgtcacttgttaaattcacttcaggtcagtgtagatgaaggggcagagacaggttaaagaaggatttctgagccatgagacaattaagacatggattgtgtatgtgtgccattcagagggtgaatgggcaagataaaaggtttaagtgcctttgaacagggtatggtagtaggtgccaagcacacaagtttgagtgtgtcatgatctgcaatgctgctgggtttttcacgctcaacagttttccatgTGTATTCGGGAATGGTCCAccccccaaaggacatccagccaacttaacataactgtgggaagcattggagtcaacatgggccagcattcctgtggaacgctttagacaccttgtagagttcatgccctgacgaatccaggttgttctgagggcaaaagggggaggttcaactcaatattaggaaggtgttcctaatgtttggtatactcagtgtaagtgAGTTATGGTTACCTTATCGTGCAGTGTAACTTTGTAGATAAGATAAGTTAGTGTTGTTTTCTAGCCTTCAGCTGCTAGCTCTACTGTTGGTTTGGATTAGAGAGGAATGTTTGTATGCACACCGTGCATGCTATTTTCTATCAGTGTGGTTTTCATTGCTATGTGCTTTTATAGAATGCCAATAGGCCTGGTCCTTATTGTATTGCCAGTGTGTATTGTTGTATGCTATCGCTGCAATGTTTATAGCCTACATACTGCTGTAGTGATTTGCGCAAGTCAGTATAGAGATTCTGGAAGCATCTAGAAGGTTCCAGTCCCTTCTGGGCACCCACGCATGCAGTGATTATTTATGATAGTGCCACCAAAGGCCTGCTAAATAAGATTTAGCACTAGTGTGTAAATATCCCTGTTAATATCATTGCAATCACCAGTATGCTTATATTATGTCATGTTTACACATCTCTCTACCTTTGTATATTATTGCATGTGTGTTTATCTTAGTTTCTTGTAATGGGTCCTCAAGATTGTAGTGTTTCTCCCTTTTTAGAACCACATAAAATACCTCTAATGGAAGCAGCTGTGTCCGCATGTGGTGGTGAAAAAGTCTAAAGTAATGGGCCTCAACATAATGTTCTAACCAGACAACACTATAGTTTGCAGATCTAACTGAATCAGTTTTAAGTAACTAGTGGTGACAACTCAGAAGCCAACCCCTCAGACGAGCTCCAGATAGCCGTTTATACATGTTCCTAGTCTTTGACGGATTTAGCGACCAACAGTTTTTTACACTTTATGTAGGGTTATATAGTACGCAGTGGTGTCAGGGGTTCCACTGACCGTTGGGAAGTCTTCCAGGACCTGCCTGTCCTTCTCGTGGCTCTCAGTGAAACACCAGTTGGCCTGGTAAAGGTAGGTGTGGAAGTCATTCAGCATTGGCACCTTCTTCTCCAGAGGGATGGTCATATCATCTTCCACCGTGTCAAGGGCCCGTAGGACCAGGTAGAAGATACAAACCGCATGCCTGGACAAAAAGAAGGGACAGGGGAAGAATTCACTTCTTTGAGAAGATTAGGACCTTCTCACTGAAAACCTAACCGTTACAGAGTGAGCAGGCAAGGGCTGACACCAACCCTGGGCATGCAGGAAGGAGCTGACAGACACCAATATTGAACTTTAATGTAACACTTGACATGTGA
This window of the Coregonus clupeaformis isolate EN_2021a chromosome 33, ASM2061545v1, whole genome shotgun sequence genome carries:
- the fdft1 gene encoding squalene synthase isoform X1, which gives rise to MAGACCKCPVSLTVFKRSLCVTPRSPGPASRSLLSGGRLGERGVQEGCWAARPSALRTVGSYRHPVFLCFSCQESMSESLRTCYLYLNQTSRSFAAVIQALDGELRHAVCIFYLVLRALDTVEDDMTIPLEKKVPMLNDFHTYLYQANWCFTESHEKDRQVLEDFPTISLEFRNLGQAYQDVISDICHRMGVGMAEFLEKKVGSMKEWDQYCHYVAGLVGIGLSQLFSASQLEDPEVGRDTELANSMGLFLQKTNIIRDYLEDIQVARAFWPQEAWSQFACRLEDLAEPDQLTSALSCLNLLVTDALRHVPDVITYLARLRNQSVFNFCAIPQVMAIATLSACYNNPQVFQGVVKIRKGQAVTLMMQATNMGAVQSIMAQYSQEMLQRVSLTDPSRDKTLCILGAIQERTLSQATLASRTAHLSPMYLSAAMILAALSWQYLSTTAGQPPGTADMQGH
- the fdft1 gene encoding squalene synthase isoform X2, whose product is MDIVKSLGHPEEIFNLFKFKMGGCRTVMPKLDYESMSESLRTCYLYLNQTSRSFAAVIQALDGELRHAVCIFYLVLRALDTVEDDMTIPLEKKVPMLNDFHTYLYQANWCFTESHEKDRQVLEDFPTISLEFRNLGQAYQDVISDICHRMGVGMAEFLEKKVGSMKEWDQYCHYVAGLVGIGLSQLFSASQLEDPEVGRDTELANSMGLFLQKTNIIRDYLEDIQVARAFWPQEAWSQFACRLEDLAEPDQLTSALSCLNLLVTDALRHVPDVITYLARLRNQSVFNFCAIPQVMAIATLSACYNNPQVFQGVVKIRKGQAVTLMMQATNMGAVQSIMAQYSQEMLQRVSLTDPSRDKTLCILGAIQERTLSQATLASRTAHLSPMYLSAAMILAALSWQYLSTTAGQPPGTADMQGH